In one Pseudodesulfovibrio tunisiensis genomic region, the following are encoded:
- the rdgB gene encoding RdgB/HAM1 family non-canonical purine NTP pyrophosphatase, whose protein sequence is MNTIVLATRNQGKIRELSVLLRPLGVEVRGLDQFPEIGEIPETGETFQENALIKARAVAQLTGLVAVADDSGIEVDALDRRPGVYSARYAGEECDDKANNEKMLREMQDVPDEKRTARYRCVMAAVAPDGREITADGAYEVVVAHGYKGKGGFGYDVIVIDPELGVHVAELDAEVKNGRSHRARAIANLMKLWPDFWAGK, encoded by the coding sequence GTGAACACCATTGTTTTGGCCACCAGAAATCAGGGCAAGATTCGTGAACTTTCCGTGCTGCTCCGGCCTTTGGGCGTGGAGGTGCGCGGTCTGGATCAGTTCCCGGAAATCGGGGAGATTCCCGAGACCGGCGAAACGTTTCAGGAGAACGCCCTGATCAAGGCCCGGGCCGTGGCCCAGCTCACAGGACTCGTTGCCGTGGCCGATGATTCCGGCATCGAGGTGGATGCGCTCGACCGTCGACCCGGCGTGTATTCTGCTCGCTATGCCGGCGAGGAGTGCGACGACAAGGCCAACAATGAAAAGATGCTCCGCGAAATGCAGGATGTGCCCGATGAAAAGCGCACGGCCCGCTATCGGTGCGTCATGGCCGCGGTTGCCCCGGACGGCCGGGAAATCACTGCGGACGGCGCGTACGAAGTGGTTGTGGCCCATGGCTACAAGGGCAAGGGTGGTTTCGGCTACGACGTCATCGTCATCGACCCGGAACTCGGCGTGCATGTCGCGGAACTCGATGCCGAGGTCAAGAACGGCCGCTCCCATCGCGCCAGGGCCATTGCCAATCTCATGAAACTCTGGCCCGACTTCTGGGCAGGGAAATAG
- the panB gene encoding 3-methyl-2-oxobutanoate hydroxymethyltransferase, which produces MSTTKKTVKSVEAAGPVTAPDIRAWKGERKIACMTAYDYCSGLIADQAGMDLVLVGDSLAMVMLGHEDTLSVTMDEMLHHTRAASRGVQRALLVADMPFMSYEPSVELAVRNAGRFMKEGRAGAVKLEGGVVVAEQIRAMVNAGIPVVGHVGLTPQHVAEFGGFKAQGKSVDAAKALVEDAQAVEEAGAFAVVLEAIPEEVAQLVTDSVSIPTIGIGAGNVTDGQILVFHDVLGLFDRFTPKFVRRYAELGSLAVESLKRYADDVRYGRFPTDKHTFRMPEDQLNGLRKIKIKNKKK; this is translated from the coding sequence ATGAGTACCACCAAGAAGACCGTCAAGAGCGTTGAGGCTGCCGGGCCTGTGACCGCGCCGGATATCCGGGCCTGGAAGGGCGAGCGCAAGATCGCCTGCATGACTGCGTACGACTACTGCTCGGGCCTGATTGCGGACCAGGCGGGCATGGACCTGGTGCTTGTGGGCGATTCCCTGGCCATGGTCATGCTCGGGCACGAGGACACGCTGTCCGTGACCATGGACGAGATGCTGCATCACACCCGGGCCGCGAGCCGGGGTGTGCAACGCGCCCTGCTGGTGGCGGACATGCCGTTCATGTCCTATGAGCCGTCCGTGGAGCTGGCCGTGCGCAATGCCGGTCGGTTCATGAAGGAGGGCCGGGCCGGGGCCGTGAAGCTGGAGGGCGGCGTTGTCGTGGCCGAACAGATTCGGGCCATGGTGAACGCGGGCATTCCGGTTGTCGGGCATGTGGGGCTGACCCCGCAGCACGTGGCCGAATTCGGCGGGTTCAAGGCGCAGGGCAAGTCCGTGGATGCGGCAAAGGCGCTTGTCGAGGATGCCCAGGCCGTGGAGGAGGCGGGTGCGTTTGCTGTCGTGTTGGAGGCCATTCCGGAAGAGGTTGCCCAACTTGTCACGGATTCCGTATCCATTCCCACCATCGGGATCGGCGCGGGCAATGTGACGGATGGCCAGATACTGGTGTTCCACGACGTGCTGGGCCTGTTCGACAGGTTCACGCCCAAGTTCGTGCGGCGCTATGCGGAACTCGGTTCGCTGGCCGTGGAATCCCTGAAGCGGTACGCGGATGATGTGCGTTACGGCAGGTTTCCCACGGACAAGCACACGTTCCGCATGCCCGAGGACCAGTTGAACGGGCTTCGGAAGATCAAGATCAAAAACAAGAAGAAGTAG
- a CDS encoding bactofilin family protein has translation MGIFSKKKKDGGELNAFLGVGTEYKGKLDFVGTVRIDGRFEGEISTDGDLVLGRKANIMGKVTVGRLTSCGRIEGTVTVREMTVLEKTATLIGSLSTPALSMDNGAVLQGDITMTQDGASARPKVVSANFGSATIRPATGPDHETSATVAKTGSDDSA, from the coding sequence ATGGGAATTTTCAGCAAAAAAAAGAAGGATGGCGGCGAACTCAATGCCTTTCTCGGTGTGGGCACCGAATACAAGGGCAAGCTTGATTTCGTGGGCACAGTCCGCATAGACGGCCGTTTCGAGGGGGAAATCTCCACGGACGGCGATCTGGTACTCGGTCGCAAGGCCAACATCATGGGCAAGGTGACCGTGGGACGACTCACGTCCTGCGGCAGGATCGAAGGCACAGTAACCGTCCGCGAGATGACGGTGCTGGAAAAGACCGCGACCCTGATCGGCTCCCTGTCCACTCCGGCCCTGAGCATGGACAACGGTGCCGTGCTGCAGGGCGACATAACCATGACCCAGGACGGGGCCTCGGCCCGGCCCAAGGTCGTGAGCGCGAACTTCGGTTCCGCCACGATCCGGCCCGCCACCGGCCCTGATCATGAAACGTCCGCAACCGTGGCCAAGACCGGTTCGGACGATTCCGCATAA
- a CDS encoding cyclic nucleotide-binding domain-containing protein — MTPFIRLSSAREPEVTHMAETGAQNIKTFHKGQKIYTEGQKGSVAFMIKKGSVVLFRTVNGKRVLLDRLTKGEIFGEMSALTCSPRTTSAEAAEYSEILILTEQVINTMLGRCPKTVQHLTRLLIKRLRRATQATADKTHKSSFLSICRLLEMAWTCHSGMPPVRAKKVPHYNLGLSVDDFSRQVKDVLLVNQNEIDATLDQLIGLKLVEVTSRGSSKAFSERYVRIKEMETFFQIASNLHRELTKSNLLQPELEYIDIHSLADEVEADPKVLYKKMANMEIPESLFCFPRGPVLSWAEEQDENFFRKVKRRRKKIQDLEDVNDIVFVDGSTLKDVFARLGYYKLGVLLSIAGDEARQRILGNLARKIATIVRDEAEARGPADPAEAEDVQDELIEMIKAAKGVAP; from the coding sequence ATGACACCATTCATTCGACTATCCTCCGCACGGGAACCAGAGGTGACGCACATGGCCGAAACCGGGGCGCAGAACATAAAGACCTTTCACAAGGGCCAGAAAATCTATACCGAGGGCCAGAAAGGGTCCGTGGCGTTCATGATCAAAAAGGGGTCCGTGGTCCTCTTTCGGACGGTGAACGGCAAGCGCGTGCTTCTGGACAGGCTGACCAAGGGCGAAATCTTCGGAGAAATGAGCGCGCTCACCTGCAGCCCTCGCACCACCAGTGCCGAGGCTGCGGAGTATTCCGAAATACTGATCCTCACGGAGCAGGTCATCAACACCATGCTCGGGCGCTGCCCCAAGACGGTCCAGCATCTGACCCGGCTGCTGATCAAGCGGTTGCGCAGAGCCACTCAGGCCACAGCGGACAAGACCCACAAGAGTTCCTTTCTGAGCATCTGCCGTCTTCTCGAAATGGCATGGACCTGCCATTCCGGCATGCCGCCCGTCAGAGCCAAGAAGGTTCCGCATTACAATCTGGGCCTGAGCGTGGATGATTTCTCCCGGCAGGTGAAGGATGTGCTGCTGGTCAATCAGAACGAGATCGATGCCACCCTGGATCAGCTCATCGGCCTCAAGCTGGTGGAAGTGACGTCGCGAGGTTCGTCCAAGGCGTTCAGCGAACGCTATGTGCGCATCAAGGAAATGGAGACCTTTTTCCAGATCGCGTCGAATCTGCACCGCGAACTGACCAAATCCAACCTGCTCCAGCCCGAGCTGGAATACATCGACATCCATTCGCTTGCCGACGAGGTGGAGGCCGATCCCAAGGTGCTCTACAAGAAGATGGCGAACATGGAGATTCCGGAGTCCCTGTTCTGCTTCCCGCGTGGTCCGGTGCTGTCATGGGCCGAGGAACAGGACGAGAATTTCTTCAGGAAGGTCAAGCGGCGCAGGAAGAAAATTCAGGATCTGGAGGACGTGAACGACATCGTGTTCGTGGACGGCTCCACGCTCAAGGACGTGTTTGCCCGGCTCGGATACTACAAGCTCGGGGTCCTGCTTTCCATTGCCGGGGATGAGGCCCGGCAGCGGATTCTGGGCAATCTGGCCCGGAAGATTGCCACCATTGTCAGGGACGAGGCCGAGGCGCGCGGTCCGGCAGACCCTGCCGAGGCCGAGGACGTGCAGGACGAGCTCATTGAAATGATCAAGGCCGCCAAGGGGGTCGCGCCGTGA
- a CDS encoding motility protein A gives MNIATIFGIITGISILCAATYAATDSVGVFINLPGLAIVLGGTIAATFICYPLREVMRVFGLFMTAFTAEELPIGNYIKVLVAVSRDVAAHGEEHLERKLKSIDNEFLRDGLQMLVDGYSKKELEEILNNRIQQYHDQEINAAGIYRTMAGLSPAFGIIGTLIGLIAMMQAMGDDVARLGPAMATALTTTLYGALFANMFYTPIATKVERRVEERTILMCVIRDGILFIKDKTPAAIVTDKLKGYLPPRSWSSVPSK, from the coding sequence GTGAACATAGCCACGATTTTCGGCATCATCACCGGCATTTCCATTCTGTGTGCCGCCACGTATGCGGCCACGGATTCCGTGGGCGTGTTCATCAATCTGCCCGGGCTGGCCATCGTGCTTGGCGGGACCATTGCCGCCACCTTCATCTGCTATCCCCTGCGCGAGGTCATGCGCGTGTTCGGTCTGTTCATGACCGCGTTCACGGCCGAGGAACTGCCCATCGGCAACTACATCAAGGTGCTGGTCGCGGTTTCCCGCGACGTGGCCGCGCATGGCGAGGAGCATCTGGAGCGCAAGCTCAAGTCCATTGACAACGAATTTCTGCGCGACGGGCTGCAAATGCTGGTGGACGGCTACTCCAAGAAGGAACTGGAGGAGATTCTGAACAATCGCATCCAGCAGTATCACGATCAGGAGATCAATGCCGCGGGCATCTATCGGACAATGGCCGGACTGTCGCCCGCCTTCGGCATCATCGGCACCCTGATCGGGCTGATCGCCATGATGCAGGCCATGGGCGACGACGTGGCCCGGCTCGGTCCGGCCATGGCCACGGCCCTGACCACCACCCTGTACGGTGCGCTGTTTGCCAACATGTTCTATACGCCCATCGCCACCAAGGTGGAGCGCAGGGTGGAGGAGCGGACCATCCTCATGTGCGTGATCCGCGACGGCATCCTGTTCATCAAGGACAAGACCCCGGCCGCCATTGTCACGGACAAGCTCAAGGGCTATCTGCCGCCGCGCAGCTGGTCCTCGGTGCCTTCGAAGTAG
- a CDS encoding OmpA/MotB family protein — protein MRVTGSFIPRTERPKQPDGWRLTLADMMTLLLCFFVLMFSVAEVDPARYSTMSEVLSSAMSGKEKTPRAVPAEQDGTMPERQGKNLFELQLELARLIGGEAPAISLKLRPDAVAVNLRGGVFFDLGSATLTPRAMDILSRLAGPLTEAHYRLTIEGHSDNLPIHSTQYPSNWELSSARASSVARYLIEHGFPGDDIQVMGLADTRPLAPNEDKAGKAIPDNQSKNRRVVILVKPAFVRISH, from the coding sequence ATGCGCGTGACCGGCAGCTTCATCCCCAGAACCGAACGCCCGAAGCAGCCCGACGGCTGGCGGCTCACGCTGGCCGACATGATGACCCTGCTGCTCTGTTTCTTCGTGCTCATGTTTTCCGTGGCCGAGGTGGACCCGGCCCGGTATTCCACCATGTCCGAGGTACTGTCCTCGGCCATGAGCGGCAAGGAGAAGACTCCTCGGGCCGTTCCTGCCGAACAGGACGGGACCATGCCGGAAAGGCAGGGGAAGAATCTGTTCGAACTGCAACTTGAACTGGCCCGGCTCATCGGCGGCGAGGCTCCGGCCATTTCCCTGAAGCTGCGGCCCGATGCCGTGGCCGTGAATCTGCGCGGCGGGGTGTTCTTCGATCTGGGCAGCGCGACCCTGACCCCGCGTGCCATGGACATCCTGAGTCGTCTTGCCGGGCCACTCACCGAGGCCCATTACCGTCTGACCATCGAAGGCCACTCCGACAACCTGCCCATCCACTCCACGCAATACCCCTCCAACTGGGAACTCTCTTCGGCCCGTGCTTCTTCCGTGGCCAGGTATCTCATCGAGCATGGATTTCCCGGGGACGACATTCAGGTCATGGGGCTGGCCGATACCCGTCCCCTTGCTCCGAACGAGGACAAGGCGGGCAAGGCCATTCCCGACAACCAGTCGAAAAACCGCCGGGTCGTGATTCTGGTCAAACCGGCTTTTGTCCGGATTTCCCACTGA
- a CDS encoding ABC transporter substrate-binding protein, whose translation MIRKLRLLLAAIAAVTMFAASAFAGEVEVLHWWTSGSESAAIQELQKMLQKEGHSWKDFAVAGGAGSNAMTALKSRAVSGNPPTAAQVKGPQIQDWAELGVLANLDDVARAEKWDSMVPGVVADIMKYEGHWVAVPVNVHRINWMWINPAVFKKAGARIPTTADEFFDACEKIRQAGMTPIAWGGQAWQEATAFESLVASVGGNDFYRKAMIEADEKALASDTMVKVFEMFGRMKQYTDKNAPGRDWNLATAMVIKGEAGVQFMGDWAKGEFTAANMEPGKDYLAVPVFGTDDAFLFNVDSFIMFRVSDPDAQAAQKAMARLILSPDFQIVFNVNKGSIPVRSGIPEDAFDAVARDAIKAFEATARSGGLMPSMAHEMAVSPAVRGAMLDVITNFFNSDTSAADGARQLAAAVAEAKM comes from the coding sequence ATGATTCGGAAGCTCAGGCTGCTTCTTGCGGCCATTGCCGCTGTGACCATGTTTGCTGCCAGCGCGTTTGCTGGCGAAGTCGAGGTGCTGCACTGGTGGACCTCGGGCAGCGAATCCGCTGCCATTCAGGAACTCCAGAAGATGCTTCAGAAGGAAGGGCATTCCTGGAAGGACTTCGCTGTTGCGGGCGGAGCCGGTTCCAATGCCATGACCGCCCTGAAGTCCCGCGCCGTGTCCGGCAATCCGCCGACCGCAGCACAGGTCAAGGGCCCCCAGATTCAGGACTGGGCCGAACTCGGCGTACTCGCCAATCTGGACGACGTTGCCAGGGCCGAGAAGTGGGATTCCATGGTGCCCGGCGTTGTGGCCGACATCATGAAATACGAAGGCCACTGGGTCGCGGTGCCGGTGAACGTGCACCGCATCAACTGGATGTGGATCAATCCGGCCGTGTTCAAGAAGGCCGGAGCCAGGATTCCCACCACTGCCGATGAATTCTTCGATGCCTGCGAAAAGATCAGGCAGGCGGGCATGACCCCCATTGCCTGGGGTGGACAGGCGTGGCAGGAAGCCACGGCCTTCGAATCCCTGGTCGCCAGCGTGGGCGGCAACGATTTCTACAGGAAGGCCATGATCGAGGCCGATGAAAAGGCGCTGGCCAGCGACACCATGGTCAAGGTCTTCGAGATGTTCGGCCGCATGAAGCAGTACACGGACAAGAATGCCCCGGGCCGCGACTGGAACCTTGCCACCGCCATGGTGATCAAGGGCGAGGCCGGCGTGCAGTTCATGGGCGACTGGGCCAAGGGCGAGTTTACCGCCGCCAACATGGAGCCGGGCAAGGACTACCTTGCAGTTCCGGTCTTCGGCACTGATGACGCGTTCCTGTTCAATGTGGACTCCTTCATCATGTTCCGCGTGAGCGATCCGGATGCGCAGGCCGCGCAGAAGGCCATGGCCCGCCTGATCCTGTCCCCGGACTTCCAGATCGTGTTCAACGTGAACAAGGGCTCCATCCCGGTGCGTTCCGGCATTCCCGAGGACGCGTTCGACGCGGTTGCCAGGGACGCGATCAAGGCGTTCGAAGCCACTGCCAGGAGCGGCGGCCTCATGCCGTCCATGGCTCATGAAATGGCTGTTTCCCCGGCTGTTCGCGGTGCCATGCTCGACGTGATCACCAACTTCTTCAATTCCGACACGTCCGCTGCGGACGGCGCAAGGCAGCTTGCCGCGGCCGTTGCCGAAGCCAAGATGTAA
- a CDS encoding carbohydrate ABC transporter permease: MNQSARPNNFFSLLEGALPRIVVAPSFVAMVIFIYGFILWTLYISMTKSTFLPSYDFVGLAQYVKLWSIERWYVACRNLLVFGFLFIAICTGVGLMLAIFLDQKIRAEEYIRTIYLYPLALSFVVTGTAWKWILNPGLGIERLVREAGWTSFTFDWLVNSEMSIYAVVIAAVWQSSGFVMALFLAGLRGIDDSIIKAAQVDGASLPRIYGRIIIPTLRPVFFSSFIILTHIAIKSFDLVVVLTRGGPGYSSDLPATFMYAYAFSRGRLALGASSSMMMFFMVMAIIVPYLYSELRRKRHA; this comes from the coding sequence ATGAATCAAAGCGCACGACCGAACAACTTTTTCTCCCTGCTGGAGGGCGCGCTCCCCAGAATCGTGGTCGCCCCGAGTTTCGTGGCCATGGTCATCTTCATCTACGGCTTCATTCTCTGGACCCTGTACATCTCCATGACCAAGTCGACGTTTCTGCCGTCGTACGACTTCGTGGGGCTGGCCCAGTACGTGAAACTGTGGAGCATCGAGCGCTGGTACGTGGCCTGCCGGAACCTGCTGGTCTTCGGTTTTCTCTTCATCGCCATCTGCACGGGCGTCGGCCTGATGCTGGCCATATTTCTGGACCAGAAGATTCGGGCCGAGGAATACATCCGGACCATCTACCTCTACCCCCTGGCCTTGTCCTTCGTGGTCACGGGCACGGCGTGGAAGTGGATTCTGAATCCCGGTCTGGGCATCGAACGGCTGGTGCGCGAGGCCGGATGGACCTCGTTCACCTTCGACTGGCTGGTGAATTCCGAGATGTCCATCTACGCCGTGGTCATTGCCGCGGTCTGGCAGTCGTCCGGGTTTGTCATGGCCCTGTTCCTTGCCGGATTGCGCGGCATCGACGATTCCATCATCAAGGCCGCGCAGGTGGACGGCGCAAGCCTGCCGCGCATCTATGGCAGGATCATCATTCCCACGCTCAGGCCCGTGTTTTTCAGTTCCTTCATCATTCTGACGCATATCGCCATCAAGAGCTTCGACCTTGTCGTGGTGCTTACTCGGGGCGGTCCGGGCTATTCCTCGGACCTGCCCGCCACGTTCATGTATGCCTATGCCTTCAGCCGGGGCAGGCTGGCTCTTGGCGCGTCCAGTTCCATGATGATGTTCTTCATGGTCATGGCCATCATCGTGCCCTACCTCTATTCCGAACTCAGGAGGAAGCGCCATGCCTAG
- a CDS encoding carbohydrate ABC transporter permease, with product MPSVAARTPGETAARVAIYAVLGLFVLYYLAPFFVMLLTSIKPLDEIRTGTLISLPHDVTFEPWRKAWGYATIGVTNEGIKGFFWNSIRMVIPAVLLSTFLGAANGYVLAKWKFKGSDAFFAMLLLGCFIPFQVVLLPMARTLGLLGLSESMWGLVLVHTVYGLAFTTLFFRNFYVGVPTELVNAARIDGAGFLRIFWKIMLPVSKPIFMVSIIWQTTQIWNDFLFGVCFSTGATQPVTVALNNLVNTSSSIKEYNVDMAGAIIAALPTLFVYFVAGKYFVRGLTAGAVKG from the coding sequence ATGCCTAGCGTCGCCGCAAGAACTCCGGGCGAAACCGCTGCCCGTGTCGCAATCTACGCGGTGCTCGGCCTGTTCGTGCTCTATTATCTGGCCCCGTTTTTCGTGATGCTGCTCACCTCGATCAAGCCGCTGGACGAGATTCGTACCGGAACCCTGATCTCCCTGCCGCACGACGTCACCTTCGAGCCGTGGCGCAAGGCATGGGGCTATGCCACCATCGGCGTGACCAACGAGGGCATCAAGGGCTTTTTCTGGAACTCCATCCGCATGGTGATTCCGGCCGTGCTTCTGTCCACCTTTCTGGGCGCGGCCAACGGCTATGTGCTGGCCAAGTGGAAGTTCAAGGGCAGCGACGCGTTTTTCGCCATGCTGCTGCTGGGCTGCTTCATTCCCTTTCAGGTGGTGCTTCTGCCCATGGCCCGGACTCTGGGACTTCTGGGACTGTCCGAATCCATGTGGGGACTGGTGCTGGTGCACACCGTGTACGGGCTGGCCTTCACCACCCTGTTCTTCCGCAATTTCTACGTTGGCGTGCCCACGGAGCTGGTCAATGCGGCCAGGATCGACGGGGCCGGTTTCCTTCGCATCTTCTGGAAGATCATGCTCCCGGTTTCCAAGCCCATTTTCATGGTTTCCATCATCTGGCAGACCACGCAGATATGGAACGACTTCCTGTTCGGCGTCTGCTTCTCCACGGGCGCAACACAACCCGTGACCGTGGCCCTGAACAATCTGGTGAACACATCCAGCTCCATCAAGGAATACAACGTGGACATGGCCGGGGCCATCATCGCGGCCCTGCCCACCCTGTTCGTGTATTTCGTGGCCGGAAAATACTTTGTGCGCGGCCTGACGGCCGGTGCCGTGAAAGGATAA
- a CDS encoding ABC transporter ATP-binding protein: MASLVIDNVRKSFGSVEVLKGIDIAIEPGEFLVLVGPSGCGKSTLLNLIAGLETVTSGEVRIRDRVVNHVPPKDRDIAMVFQSYALYPNMTVRRNLSFGLETRKMDKDEIRRRIAHVAEILQIDNLLDRKPSQLSGGQRQRVAMGRAIARDPLIFLFDEPLSNLDAKLRVEMRTEIKKLHQRLGTTIVYVTHDQIEAMTLADRIAIMKDGIVQQFDTPAGVYSDPSNLFVAGFIGSPSMNFIPVTLEQGEGGMLAAPLTNSTGQTFRIPVQAKGRLAPGMKAIMGIRPESFTDMQEGMASWDNIVAVDCTVNVMEPTGPDTLIHVDVNGVETVCRSCPDYAGKAGETMRLAFDATKPLFFDPETGIRMDKK; the protein is encoded by the coding sequence ATGGCATCCCTCGTCATTGACAATGTTCGCAAGTCCTTTGGCTCCGTGGAGGTGCTCAAGGGCATTGATATCGCCATTGAACCGGGCGAATTCCTGGTGCTTGTCGGCCCGTCCGGGTGCGGCAAGTCCACGCTCCTGAATCTCATTGCCGGGCTGGAAACCGTGACTTCGGGCGAAGTCCGCATCCGGGATCGCGTGGTCAATCACGTGCCGCCCAAGGATCGGGATATCGCCATGGTGTTCCAGTCCTATGCGCTCTATCCCAACATGACCGTGCGCAGGAACCTGTCCTTTGGTCTGGAAACCCGGAAGATGGACAAGGACGAGATCAGGCGGCGCATCGCGCATGTGGCCGAGATTCTTCAGATCGACAATCTGCTGGACCGCAAGCCGTCCCAGCTTTCCGGGGGCCAGCGTCAGCGCGTGGCCATGGGCCGCGCCATTGCCCGCGATCCCCTGATCTTCCTGTTCGACGAACCCCTTTCCAACCTCGACGCCAAGCTGCGCGTGGAGATGCGCACCGAGATCAAGAAGCTGCATCAGCGGCTCGGTACCACCATCGTGTACGTGACCCACGATCAGATCGAGGCCATGACCCTTGCCGACCGCATCGCCATCATGAAGGACGGCATCGTGCAGCAGTTCGACACCCCGGCCGGGGTGTATTCGGACCCGAGCAACCTGTTCGTTGCCGGATTCATCGGTTCGCCGTCCATGAATTTCATCCCCGTGACGCTGGAGCAGGGCGAGGGCGGCATGCTTGCTGCCCCGTTGACCAATTCCACGGGCCAGACCTTCCGCATTCCGGTGCAGGCAAAAGGTCGGCTTGCCCCGGGCATGAAGGCAATCATGGGCATCCGGCCCGAGAGCTTCACGGACATGCAGGAAGGCATGGCGAGCTGGGACAACATCGTTGCCGTGGACTGCACGGTCAATGTCATGGAACCCACTGGCCCGGATACCCTGATTCATGTTGACGTGAACGGGGTGGAAACCGTGTGCCGTTCCTGTCCGGACTATGCCGGAAAGGCCGGGGAGACCATGCGTCTCGCCTTTGACGCAACCAAGCCCCTGTTCTTTGATCCCGAGACCGGGATTCGAATGGACAAGAAATAA
- a CDS encoding D-lyxose/D-mannose family sugar isomerase codes for MKRSEINGYIREAKAFLAEHQFHLPTWAFWSPEDWKGRGDTEVVANQLGWDLTDYGKGDFEHRGLILFTIRNGNMATGHPKPYAEKIMIVREAQICPMHFHWTKMEDIINRGGGNLVIELYGSDRDEQLSDQPLAVKVDGMERVVEPGGKVVLVPGESITLERGMYHRFYGEQGKGHVLVGEVSSVNDDNTDNRFLNPMPRFPEIEEDEAPLHLLCTDYPDYV; via the coding sequence ATGAAGCGTAGCGAAATCAATGGATACATCCGCGAGGCCAAGGCGTTTCTTGCGGAACATCAGTTTCATCTGCCGACATGGGCGTTCTGGTCCCCCGAGGACTGGAAGGGCAGGGGCGACACCGAGGTGGTTGCCAATCAGCTCGGCTGGGATCTCACGGATTACGGCAAGGGCGATTTCGAGCATCGCGGTCTGATTCTGTTCACCATCCGCAACGGCAACATGGCCACGGGCCATCCCAAACCGTATGCGGAAAAGATCATGATCGTGCGCGAGGCCCAGATTTGCCCCATGCATTTCCACTGGACCAAGATGGAGGACATCATCAACCGGGGCGGCGGCAATCTGGTCATCGAGCTGTACGGCTCGGACAGGGATGAGCAGCTCTCGGACCAGCCTCTGGCCGTGAAGGTGGACGGCATGGAACGCGTGGTGGAACCGGGCGGCAAGGTCGTGCTCGTCCCGGGTGAATCCATTACCCTTGAGCGTGGCATGTATCATCGTTTCTACGGCGAACAGGGCAAGGGCCACGTGCTGGTCGGCGAGGTTTCGTCCGTGAACGATGACAACACGGACAACCGGTTTCTCAACCCCATGCCCCGTTTCCCGGAAATCGAGGAGGACGAGGCCCCGCTGCACCTGCTGTGCACGGATTACCCCGACTACGTGTAG
- a CDS encoding type II toxin-antitoxin system HicB family antitoxin, whose product MKYIAVLEQEKKGVAVTFPDFPECVTFGANEEEAVDMAHEALAMFAELQAESGQELPAPMSPDEIRELPETRGNKTISVEVAGDGSDFETVEVTLHGHLLDRIVRYAESYGVDPADFLAVAAREAMRNDVFGQE is encoded by the coding sequence ATGAAATACATCGCTGTCCTTGAACAGGAAAAGAAAGGCGTTGCCGTGACTTTCCCGGATTTTCCGGAATGCGTGACCTTTGGCGCAAACGAGGAAGAAGCCGTGGACATGGCGCATGAGGCTCTGGCCATGTTTGCCGAGCTTCAGGCCGAATCCGGTCAGGAGCTGCCCGCACCCATGTCCCCGGATGAAATCCGGGAACTGCCCGAGACCCGAGGCAACAAGACCATATCCGTGGAAGTGGCCGGAGACGGCTCGGATTTCGAGACAGTGGAAGTCACCCTGCACGGCCACCTGCTCGACCGCATCGTGCGCTATGCCGAATCCTACGGCGTCGACCCCGCCGATTTCCTCGCCGTGGCCGCGCGCGAAGCCATGCGCAACGACGTGTTCGGACAGGAATAG